Proteins encoded by one window of Branchiostoma floridae strain S238N-H82 chromosome 6, Bfl_VNyyK, whole genome shotgun sequence:
- the LOC118418063 gene encoding zyxin-like isoform X1, whose product MDFYWYIILFVAIILKILFYLCWFYSRQRRLAVAGPNELTHGTPPGGTLSRPPPYPGIDGENPPSSPMGSFPEPPPYCELDEHDGKPPPYHAVVALKEAQAIQSHHAPPQAIQSHHALPQAIQSHHALPQDIQSHNALPQDTPQVSQHPPYPAPGRQEPPVSQDAPVQAVTTAAGVIDNNTSC is encoded by the exons ATGGatttctactggtacat AATCCTGTTTGTGGCGATAATCCTGAAAATCCTGTTCTACCTGTGCTGGTTTTACTCTCGTCAGCGACGGCTGGCGGTGGCCGGACCTAATGAG CTCACCCACGGCACCCCCCCGGGAGGAACCCTGTCACGCCCGCCCCCCTATCCCGGCATTGACGGAGAGAACCCCCCCTCCAGCCCCATGGGCAGCTTCCCCGAACCCCCTCCGTACTGCGAGCTGGACGAGCATGATGGGAAGCCACCGCCCTATCACGCTGTGGTGGCACTGAAGGAAGCACAGGCCATACAGTCCCATCATGCACCGCCACAGGCTATACAGTCCCATCATGCACTGCCACAGGCCATACAGTCCCATCATGCACTGCCACAGGACATACAGTCCCATAATGCACTGCCACAGGATACCCCACAAGTATCCCAGCATCCTCCTTACCCGGCACCAGGGAGACAAGAACCACCGGTGTCCCAGGATGCACCAGTTCAAGCAGTTACTACGGCAGCAGGAGTGATTGACAACAACACTTCATGCTAG
- the LOC118418063 gene encoding zyxin-like isoform X2: MDFYWYIILFVAIILKILFYLCWFYSRQRRLAVAGPNELTHGTPPGGTLSRPPPYPGIDGENPPSSPMGSFPEPPPYCELDEHDGKPPPYHAVVALKEAQAIQSHHALPQAIQSHHALPQDIQSHNALPQDTPQVSQHPPYPAPGRQEPPVSQDAPVQAVTTAAGVIDNNTSC, encoded by the exons ATGGatttctactggtacat AATCCTGTTTGTGGCGATAATCCTGAAAATCCTGTTCTACCTGTGCTGGTTTTACTCTCGTCAGCGACGGCTGGCGGTGGCCGGACCTAATGAG CTCACCCACGGCACCCCCCCGGGAGGAACCCTGTCACGCCCGCCCCCCTATCCCGGCATTGACGGAGAGAACCCCCCCTCCAGCCCCATGGGCAGCTTCCCCGAACCCCCTCCGTACTGCGAGCTGGACGAGCATGATGGGAAGCCACCGCCCTATCACGCTGTGGTGGCACTGAAGGAAGCACAG GCTATACAGTCCCATCATGCACTGCCACAGGCCATACAGTCCCATCATGCACTGCCACAGGACATACAGTCCCATAATGCACTGCCACAGGATACCCCACAAGTATCCCAGCATCCTCCTTACCCGGCACCAGGGAGACAAGAACCACCGGTGTCCCAGGATGCACCAGTTCAAGCAGTTACTACGGCAGCAGGAGTGATTGACAACAACACTTCATGCTAG